In Ostrea edulis chromosome 6, xbOstEdul1.1, whole genome shotgun sequence, a single window of DNA contains:
- the LOC125647592 gene encoding kielin/chordin-like protein — protein MYKLTVGILLITATLHTCNGVCRDLIPDCAEYTATACKTPYESWARKNCANFCGFCTPECSDAISDCSEYGKQACVAPYLSWAKNHCASYCGLCGSNALPTKTTPTIQTTPVIRGCTYKGKTHAVGVTWLDGCDYRCTCTNDGRTQCVQPCVVYSNLPTNCHEEPVPGNCCKRIICSINSTVAGTVSSLDMNQKCLYKNKTYTRGQTWMDGCDYKCTCERNGIAQCSPPCVIYTNLPPSCHYETVPGECCRKVVCAVTGNGITQSEKKCIYKDKSYAVGEVWQDGCDYNCTCLEGLTSHCSTLCNEFLHLPPNCHYEVVSGQCCRKLVCSNTTSASFIDRMGCRYRNKTYTTGQTWMDGCSINCTCLDSRSGQFNCISTCPEIQTAEGCSLVKRNGKCCPESVCDLSNVNTTTVLTNFHGCVYKDGSIYETGDMWFDGCKWRCYCQSGNFYNCESRCVEFHLSSPCKLDPPPTGKCCKIPHCPANYVFNYPPGYVQE, from the exons ATGTACAAATTAACAGTTGGCATTCTTCTAATCACAG CGACGTTACATACCTGTAATGGCGTCTGTCGTGACCTGATTCCCGATTGTGCAGAATACACAGCGACTGCTTGTAAAACTCCGTATGAATCGTGGGCCAGGAAAAACTGTGCAAACTTTTGTGGATTCTGCA CTCCAGAGTGCAGCGATGCGATTTCAGATTGCTCCGAATATGGCAAACAAGCATGTGTAGCGCCATACTTATCATGGGCAAAAAATCACTGTGCAAGTTACTGTGGATTGTGTG gtagcAATGCTCTCCCCACTAAGACCACCCCAACCATTCAAACAACTCCAGTAATTAGGGGATGTACGTACAAAGGAAAGACACATGCAGTCGGTGTCACGTGGCTGGACGGATGTGATTATAGATGCACCTGTACAAATGATGGTCGTACCCAATGTGTGCAGCC TTGCGTTGTCTATTCCAATTTACCCACCAACTGTCATGAAGAACCTGTACCTGGTAACTGTTGTAAACGAATCATCTGTTCTATAA ATAGTACAGTAGCTGGAACTGTTAGTTCTTTGGATATGAATCAGAAGTGTTTATACAAGAACAAAACCTACACAAGAGGTCAGACGTGGATGGACGGGTGTGATTACAAATGCACGTGCGAAAGAAACGGCATCGCCCAATGCTCTCCTCc ATGTGTTATCTACACCAATCTTCCTCCCTCCTGCCATTATGAAACAGTTCCTGGTGAATGCTGCAGGAAAGTAGTCTGTGCTGTAACAG GCAATGGAATAACTCAAAGTGAGAAGAAGTGCATTTACAAGGACAAATCCTATGCCGTTGGTGAGGTGTGGCAGGATGGATGTGATTACAATTGCACGTGTTTAGAAGGACTTACATCCCACTGCTCCACTTT GTGCAACGAGTTTCTCCACCTTCCACCAAACTGTCATTATGAAGTAGTTTCTGGACAATGCTGTAGGAAGTTAGTTTGTTCGAATACAACAAGCG CTTCATTTATCGACCGCATGGGCTGCCGTTACAGAAACAAAACGTACACGACAGGGCAGACATGGATGGATGGCTGTTCCATCAATTGTACATGCCTTGATAGTCGATCAGGGCAATTCAATTGTATCAGCAC ATGTCCCGAAATCCAGACAGCTGAAGGTTGTTCTTTGgtgaaaagaaatggaaagtGTTGTCCAGAATCTGTATGTGACTTGTCGAATGTAAACACAACAACCGTATTAACAA ACTTCCATGGATGTGTTTACAAAGATGGCTCTATCTACGAGACTGGTGACATGTGGTTTGATGGATGTAAATGGCGATGTTATTGTCAATCAGGCAATTTCTATAATTGTGAGAGTAG atgTGTGGAGTTCCACCTCTCCTCTCCATGTAAACTCGATCCTCCTCCAACAGGGAAGTGCTGTAAGATACCTCACTGTCCAGCGAACTACGTCTTTAATTATCCACCTGGCTATGTGCAGGAATAA
- the LOC125647671 gene encoding kielin/chordin-like protein, with amino-acid sequence MDARFYSMFIIMVTLTGGYGQDDTCRDVLPDCSEYTKSACKPPYDAWGRKNCAAFCGFCNPPCVDLEPDCADYEQSACDPPYDTWARKHCAKHCGYCGPTTSRTTPPTTPAVVKTNCVYRGKDYQFGEVWQDGCTYNCTCGAGNAYRCSTICATFTNPPANCHYQAIDGECCRKLICSSGSNVPVLSDTGCLYNRKKYDQGESWMDGCSINCTCVDGRTGQYQCRDACPEVKAAAGCVIVKRAGSCCPESVCNQTTSSSGQVGGCSYNGFLYGEGDEWIEGCSLKHTCKNATTGSSIAQPRCLNLLLPRICHLDPPPTGKCCEVPNCPASYTYNYPPGYVPQ; translated from the exons TGACATTGACCGGTGGTTATGGTCAGGATGACACGTGCCGTGACGTACTTCCGGATTGCAGTGAGTATACGAAGAGTGCATGCAAGCCCCCCTACGATGCCTGGGGAAGAAAGAACTGTGCGGCTTTTTGTGGATTCTGCA ACCCGCCCTGTGTTGACCTGGAACCTGACTGTGCAGATTATGAGCAAAGTGCATGTGATCCACCATATGACACGTGGGCTAGAAAACACTGCGCAAAACATTGTGGATATTGTG GTCCAACAACCTCCCGCACTACTCCGCCAACAACACCTGCAGTGGTTAAAACAAACTGCGTGTACCGGGGGAAAGATTACCAATTTGGGGAGGTGTGGCAAGACGGCTGTACGTACAACTGCACGTGTGGCGCAGGGAATGCATATCGGTGTAGTACAAT atgtgcaacGTTCACGAATCCACCAGCGAATTGTCATTACCAAGCCATTGATGGAGAGTGCTGTAGAAAGCTTATTTGTTCCAGTGGTTCGAATG TTCCAGTTCTGAGTGATACCGGGTGTCTATACAATAGAAAGAAATATGACCAGGGGGAGTCATGGATGGACGGCTGCTCTATCAACTGTACTTGTGTTGACGGACGAACAGGGCAATACCAATGCAGAGACGC GTGTCCGGAAGTAAAAGCAGCTGCCGGATGTGTGATTGTTAAGAGAGCAGGGAGTTGTTGCCCAGAATCTGTGTGTAACCAAACAACAAGTAGTTCAGGGCAAG tTGGCGGGTGTAGTTATAATGGATTTTTGTACGGGGAAGGCGATGAATGGATTGAAGGATGTAGTCTCAAACATACTTGCAAAAATGCAACTACAGGATCTTCAATAGCCCAACCAAG ATGTTTGAATTTACTTCTTCCGAGAATTTGTCATCTTGACCCTCCTCCGACTGGAAAATGCTGCGAGGTACCAAACTGTCCGGCCAGTTATACATACAATTATCCTCCTGGATATGTACCACAGTGA